The sequence below is a genomic window from Lolium perenne isolate Kyuss_39 chromosome 7, Kyuss_2.0, whole genome shotgun sequence.
AGGTCACAATAGTGTCTTCCGTGTAATCTCATATATATAGGAAAATACAATGTATACAATAACTACTATAATGGCCTCAATCTCCTATGAACGGAAGGCTCAAGATATGGTGTTAAATACTGTTGATATTCGGTTAATGACACCGATATCCTAGAGATATTCGGTGGcctaacactcccccgcagtcgcaGCGGGAGACTGACAGACGTTGAGACTGGACCGAAAATCCAGAAACAATGGCGACGCAAGTCCCTTGGTGAATATATCAGCAAATTGGCGCGATGATGGTACGTGGAGAACACGCACTTGACCAAGTGCCACTCGATCTCGAACGAAATGTAGATCAATCTCGATGTGCTTGGTGCGCTGATGCTGAACCGGATTTGTAGACATGTAGACGGCGCTAACATTGTCACAAAATATGACGGTGGCCCGAGGGAGAGGTCGATGAAGTTCCGTCAAGAGTTGGCGGAGCCAAGTAGACTCGGCGACGGCGTTGGCGACGGCACGATACTCCGCTTCAGCGCTGGAGCGGGAGACGGTATGTTGGCGCTTGGAGGACCAAGACACCAAGTTGTCGCCGAGGAAGACGCAGTAGCCCGAAGTAGAACGCCGTGTGTCGGGGCAGCCAGCCCAATCCGCATCAACAGTATTTAACACCATATCTTGAGCCTTCCGTTCATAGGAGATTGAGGCCCTTGAGGACGTTCCAGACGAGGGCATCATCGGCGACGGGGGCGCCGACATCACCGAGGGCGTCGGCCACGGTTTTCTGCTCGAGGCAGTAGGCCGTGATAGACTTACCCTCCTGCTCGATGTTGCGGAATTTCTGGCCGAGATAGCCAGCCCGGGCCTGCTGGTTGTCGCGGAAGAGGGCGACGATGCGCTGCCAGATGGAGTAGGCCGTGGTGGGGCTCTCCATCACCATGTCGGTGATCTCGGGCGTGACGGAGCCGTAGAGCCAACACAGAACGGTGGCGTCCATGCGCAGCCACTCGTCGTCATCggcgggcggcgtggccgtggtgAGGTGGTCGGCGAGGGTGTATGTGGTGACGGCGATCTGCACCATGGTGTTCCAGCGGGTGAAGTTTGACGCCTTGAGGTCGAGGGTGACGGGGATGAGCGCCTTGACGCTCTGGATGTTGGTGGCCTGGGCCCAAAGAGCGGCGAAGGGAGAGGCGCCGGCGTCGGACATGGTGggggaggaggggcggcggcgcaGGGGAGGAACCCGAGCGCGGCGGTGGTAGTAGAGGAGGGCGGCGGAAGCTGAGGTTTGTTtggctgataccatgttaagcttcatgcactagccacttgaaccaaaagtccgaactgatggaaagggctaggcaatccacatatacacttcacaacacccccactcgcgtgtgacgggagaagagaaagtcaacacgtgaaagaagaagagcacaccgaaacagggcatcagcggtggctaaagaggggggcaacaacaatttttaggcttaattgcgaaaaccatgtgaaagccaggatttgaactcgagacctggggctctgataccatgtagaaaggtAGAATTGGATGGGATAGGTCACAATGGTGCCTTCCGTGTAATCTCATATATATAGGCAAATACAAGGTATACAATAACTACCATAATGGCCTCAATCTCCTACGAACGGAAGGCTCAAGATATGGTGTTAAATACTGTTGATATTCGGTTAATGACACCGATATCCTAGAGATATTCGGTGGCCTAACACACATCAAGCACAATGTGGTGCAACTAGTAAGAGCAAAAAATCTTTGCCAAAATGTCCCTTTCATTGAACACGACTATAGAAGCACCCGTTTGGACTTGTAGATCGAGCAGCATTGCACATAATTTTTCTGTTTTCACCGGCCAAGAAAATTGCAAGGCAAGACATAAATGGTGCCAAAATATCAATTTAACTTCTTTTTCTAGGAAAGAATCATTTCACGATAGATATTAATATCTTTTTTTCTTCATCACTGTTGAAAGGTCTTGAATAATCTCTTCTTTCTTGTTTGGTCACAAGGGAATAGCCAATAATCGTGTGCCTCCAACTCTCCATCCCTTCAGCTGCTTCCTGCTTAGTGTACACTAGATAGTACAACTACAAGGGGTAGAGTTCTAGTAGGGAAAGGTAGGGTAGTCACCCTTTCTTGATTTTCGGTGGAAAAAAATTCAGAGGCTCGTGtttatttgaaaattttgaaCGGTCATACGTTGAAAATGAGCTCCGATAACAAATTTATGCTGGTTTTACTGTGATCAAAACCAATTATATCTAGTATATTCGGAAAACAACTATCTCATTCTCAATTTAACAAACTCGACTCTAAATAGCATCCTAGATGAGGTATTTAATAAGGACCTGAGGATATTTTTGCCAGCTTATTATGCTTTGGGGTTCTACTTTGGCTTTGTATATTTTATTAATCTAAAATTGCAATAATGTATTGATTCAGTAGATGACTTTGGATAGGGTTGTTGGGACATGTtttctcaaagaaataatggttgAGAGCCCATATCGAAAAATGTCAATTTGCATAGAAAATGACATCACAACCCTAAGTATTGAAATGGTAAACAAAATGGGGAAATCGAGAAAAGGGAAAAATACCAGATCACTATAGACTATCTTTAAAAAGTTCCCATTGCCTAGTTATAGTAGCTTCATCGTAACCCAAGCCAAACCCTCCCCATCTCGATTCCTCTAGCTGCTGTCGGCGACGGTGGCAACACCTGTCACATCGAAGGCGGAGGGCAGGGGAGGCGATCATCTGCTGGGTTTTGGGATGGAGGAGCATGACGTTGGGTGCACACACAGGGTCTGCGAGGGAGAAGAGTTGCAAGTCTAGGCGGCGACGCTAGAATGTGGCAGGACAAGAGAGGCGTCGACCTTAGGCAGATCTCCAACGCGCAATTCCATGGCTTGTGGGCAGCGGCTCAGGCTGGGGCCCATCTAGCCGTACAAATCGTGGATGTTGCACGCATCGACCGGATCGGGACAGCAACGGCGCTCGGGAGGCAGTGACGAGATCGGGGTAGCATGTGCCACACTCTTATGTGCTTGCAGTCCCTGACGTTGTCGCTCAACGACATGCGTCTACGCTCTTCGATCGAGAGTGTTCCTTCTGTTCAACGCCGAAACAAACCAGTGGTGGCatgggttgtcttctcctctgtgGTCGACTAGTGGTGTGGGGTTACTCGCTCGGCCTGAATGGTGGTTTACCATGCTGATCTTTAAGTACCAAGTCCTTGATCTGGACGCCGATGAGTTTTGGTCTCCCTCTTGGAGATTTCCTCTATTTGGCGCATGATGCCACTAGATATCTAGAAAGTAAACGATCTGATGATGTACTCTCTAATCTTTGGCTAGCGAGGCTTCATGAGGGTATAGCATGAAGCTTCGCTTTCTTGTCGGTGCCATGGGGCATGTCTAAATATAGATTTTCATGGTATTGATAGAGGTGAAGAAAGTCATGATCGCTGTGATCGGAGGCTTGTAATAGCGGAGAGATGTATTGGTTGCGATGAAGACTTGTGACATGTTTTTCCTGTGTGTCGGGTGTTGAGGCCTTGCAGCAGTGGCCTTGGCAAGAGGGACAACATTACATGTGGACTGCATTTTTGATTATGCTCCTCGAGTATCGAGCTGCGATTTTCATGGTGAAAGCCAAAGGCTGTCATTCATTGGTTGCACCTGACAAAAGATTTGTTGAAGGCATTGCTTTGGAAACTCAGTCTTACCCTAGAGTGAAAATTAAAGATCTTTGAACGAGCTATGACAATGCTTGTGTATTGTTTTTCCtttttggaggcgtcgcttttgcgtAACCTCTTTTACGCTTCAGGTGTTGTCTTTGGTGGTGGTTAGAGTGTTGATGATGCGAGTGTTTCATCACCACGACGGATCTTTGTTTTCTATTTCTCTTTTTTAGTTTGTTTTTGGTAGTTTGCATTCTTGATGTCTTTCGATATTTTCTTCGTGCAAAGACTGGGTGTAGCACTCTAGCTGGTATCTTCACGATATTAATATTTTCTTTTATTATAGCTTCCGTGTTGGTATTTTTAGGTATTTTTTTACGTTGTACATGTATTTAAATATGTCTCGATTTCTCTTTTAATCTTTGCATTAAATTTTAGAGTTCGCCATGCCTTAAATTCTTTCATCCTTCGCCACAGCAACTACCAGTCAAACCAGCAGGTGAGGTGAGTAGGAGCCGTGTGTGTGACTGTGTGTGCGGGCGTATATACTCCGTATTATCTTGGCGCCGACGACCCAACCGCACACCAGCGATCGCGCGCGGCACCACGAGGGCGGCCGGTTGACTGTCGACGTAAGTATCTCCTCTCGATTCCTCACATGATCCGTGGCCATTTTTATATACGATGATCTCATGCCATCCGTCCGGTGTGCCGTTGTCTCTGTCAAAGCCAATTCTGTGTCCCTTCGATCCCATCCAATTCATCATCACTAGTGTTTCTTCGTCGTCTCTCCTGTGTTTCATCCTGAGTATTCTGTTTCTTCTGACCCAGTTCTTGGATTGCCTCGTATCTCCATGGACAGCTGACCAGGATGGGGTGCTTCGCCTTCAAGAGCGGCAAGAACAAGGCCGAGAAGCAGCGGCCACGGCCGGCCGGCGCCGCCAAGTCGCCGGCGCCAACATCGGACGGCACTGGGCCGACGAGCAAGGCCTCGTCAGGGTCGACGCCGACGAGGAGCATACAGGAGCTGTCGGAGGAGAGGGGCGCGGCGCGGCTGCGGGCGTTCGGGCTGGAGGAGCTCGGCAGCGCCACCAACGGCTTCAGCCGCTCGCTCAAGGTCGGCGAGGGCGGCTTCGGCTCCGTCTACCGCGCCTTCTTCCGCTCCGCCGCCGGCGGCCGGGTCGTGCTCGCCGTCAAGCGCCTCAACCAGCGCAGCCTGCAGGTCCGTTCAGAACCGTTTGAGAAAGTAGTTTTTTCAGAGAATTATCATTACTGGGAAATTACTTGTTTTGCCGTGAAATCGAACTTGAGCTCCATGAAAAATCTTCACATAACAATGGATACATCGCAGTCGGGACTAGGGC
It includes:
- the LOC139833935 gene encoding uncharacterized protein, which translates into the protein MVSAKQTSASAALLYYHRRARVPPLRRRPSSPTMSDAGASPFAALWAQATNIQSVKALIPVTLDLKASNFTRWNTMVQIAVTTYTLADHLTTATPPADDDEWLRMDATVLCWLYGSVTPEITDMVMESPTTAYSIWQRIVALFRDNQQARAGYLGQKFRNIEQEGKSITAYCLEQKTVADALGDVGAPVADDALVWNVLKGLNLL